A section of the Salvelinus sp. IW2-2015 linkage group LG7, ASM291031v2, whole genome shotgun sequence genome encodes:
- the LOC111966181 gene encoding dystroglycan 1 produces the protein MHCKQRGWDCGGVGRTRPPGRTIPLVLGVLVALVQGTVPGRPEVEGLGEMVLVDLEASMHSSVLSDLNAAASVTEGPSMGIPESLAVVKEVAPVGIPDSSAVVGQGFQLRIPPRLTNGSCNVQLTEVGKDSLPSWLHWDTGSCILQGLALEQDKGVHHISHSEINSGHGLEAFSIEVHLEERADTEPALLALQAESNNLQSFICGNEEPVTVLTIILDADLTKMDAQQRVGLLASMKKFSGVPLEHMKVVPVVNNRLFDMSAFMAGPGNAKKVVENGALLSWKLGCALDQSNIPNINSVQSPAKDGSMSSKLGYPVVGWHIVNKKPHLGKRVRRQLGNTPTPVPSLLPPTTHPEPPTRIIPTPTSPSISLATDSSVPPVRGPLPLPVKPTIRLRDQIAHTPTIGVPQPTRILGTTSTILIQPTMTQPAIPEATALPTPPSTTRRPKTSTTKKTKKPKISTPAPKEXTTTTKPXRRTTHLSPVPDYNNEKPQLRNPIDEVNAWVGTYFEVKIPPDTFFDKEDGTTDKLRLTLRKNHNEAVSETSWIQFNSTIQLLYGLPEKEHMGKHEYFMLATDKAGMSTIDAFEVHVNRLSVNDKPSVVFAARFYGEPNTLTNDVHKKILLTKKLAYALGDRNTSTLTLRSITKGSIVVEWTNNSLQQSPCPKDQITVLSRKISDPQGRPTLAFSNAMEPDFKPINISVRGTNKCHTYTFVPPGEVIIPVPPPATPSPGTGRSTSDDVYLHTVIPAVVVAALLLIAGVIAMVCYRKKRKGKMSIEEQATFIKKGVPIIFADELDDSKSPPSSSIPLILQEEKPPLPPPEYPNMAGPHSTLLNQDLLEYSIYQDEDPNAPPYQPPPPFTVPIEGKGSRPKNMTSYRSPPPYVPP, from the exons ATGCACTGTAAACAGAGAGGCTGGGACTGTGGAGGTGTAGGAAGAACCAGGCCTCCRGGCAGAACTATCCCCCTGGTGCTGGGTGTCCTGGTGGCTCTGGTCCAGGGCACTGTACCTGGGAGACCGGAAGTGGAGGGCCTGGGGGAGATGGTGTTGGTGGACCTGGAAGCCTCCATGCACTCSTCTGTCCTCTCCGACTTGAATGCTGCAGCCTCTGTCACAGAGGGACCTTCCATGGGTATCCCAGAATCCCTGGCTGTGGTCAAAGAGGTGGCCCCCGTAGGCATCCCAGACTCTTCAGCGGTGGTGGGCCAAGGGTTCCAGTTGAGGATTCCACCCAGGTTGACGAATGGCAGTTGTAATGTTCAG TTAACTGAGGTGGGAAAGGACAGCTTACCCTCCTGGCTGCACTGGGACACTGGGAGCTGCATCCTACAAGGCCTAGCCCTGGAGCAGGACAAAGGTGTCCACCATATCTCACACTCTGAGATAAACAGTGGCCATGGTCTGGAGGCCTTCTCTATTGAGGTGCACCTAGAAGAGCGAGCCGACACTGAGCCGGCCCTGTTGGCCCTCCAGGCTGAGAGCAACAACCTCCAGTCCTTCATCTGYGGCAACGAGGAGCCCGTCACTGTCCTCACCATCATCTTGGATGCTGACCTCACCAAGATGGACGCCCAGCAGAGGGTAGGCCTGCTGGCCAGCATGAAGAAGTTTTCCGGTGTCCCTCTGGAGCACATGAAGGTGGTCCCCGTCGTCAACAACCGCCTGTTCGACATGTCCGCCTTCATGGCCGGGCCTGGAAATGCCAAAAAGGTGGTGGAGAATGGGGCCCTGTTGTCGTGGAAGCTTGGCTGTGCCCTTGACCAGTCYAACATTCCGAATATCAACAGCGTCCAATCACCTGCCAAAGACGGGTCCATGTCGTCCAAGTTAGGCTACCCAGTGGTGGGCTGGCACATCGTCAACAAGAAGCCCCACTTGGGGAAACGGGTCAGGAGGCAGCTGGGAAACACCCCCACTCCTGtgccctcccttctccccccaaCCACTCATCCCGAGCCCCCTACTCGTATCATTCCTACCCCCACATCCCCTTCCATCTCCTTAGCCACTGACAGCTCTGTCCCCCCTGTCCGTGGCCCCTTGCCCTTGCCGGTGAAGCCCACTATCAGGCTAAGAGATCAGATAGCCCACACTCCTACTATTGGGGTTCCTCAGCCCACTAGGATCCTGGGCACCACCAGCACCATCCTTATACAGCCTACTATGACCCAGCCTGCTATTCCAGAGGCTACTGCTCTGCCCACCCCACCAAGCACCACTAGAAGGCCCAAGACTTCCACCACCAAGAAAACCAAGAAGCCCAAGATYTCCACTCCAGCGCCTAAGGAACYTACAACCACGACTAAGCCAMCCAGACGCACCACCCATCTGTCTCCGGTTCCTGACTACAACAACGAGAAGCCCCAGCTACGCAATCCCATCGACGAGGTGAAYGCCTGGGTTGGGACCTACTTTGAGGTGAAGATTCCTCCAGATACCTTCTTCGACAAAGAGGACGGCACCACAGACAAGCTGCGTCTGACTCTGAGGAAGAACCACAACGAGGCGGTGAGCGAGACCTCCTGGATCCAGTTCAACAGCACCATCCAGCTCCTTTACGGTCTCCCAGAGAAAGAACACATGGGCAAACATGAGTACTTCATGCTGGCCACCGACAAGGCAGGCATGAGCACCATAGACGCCTTTGAGGTCCATGTCAACCGTTTGTCAGTCAACGACAAACCCTCTGTCGTTTTTGCTGCCCGTTTCTACGGCGAACCCAATACACTGACCAACGACGTCCACAAGAAGATCCTCCTTACTAAGAAGTTGGCGTATGCACTGGGTGACCGGAACACCAGCACATTGACCCTGCGGAGCATCACTAAGGGCTCCATTGTGGTGGAGTGGACCAACAACAGCCTCCAGCAGAGCCCCTGTCCCAAGGACCAGATCACTGTCCTCAGCAGAAAGATCTCAGACCCCCAGGGCAGGCCAACTCTGGCCTTCTCCAATGCCATGGAGCCAGACTTCAAACCCATCAATATCTCCGTTCGCGGCACCAACAAGTGCCATACCTACACGTTTGTGCCCCCAGGAGAGGTGATTATCCCTGTTCCCCCTCCAGCCACTCCTTCSCCTGGCACGGGTCGTAGCACCAGTGACGATGTCTACCTGCACACGGTTATCCCGGCTGTGGTGGTGGCGGCACTACTGCTGATCGCCGGCGTCATCGCAATGGTCTGCTACCGCAAGAAGCGCAAGGGCAAGATGAGCATTGAGGAGCAGGCCACCTTTATCAAGAAAGGGGTGCCCATTATCTTTGCAGATGAGCTAGACGACTCCAAGTCCCCCCCGTCCTCTAGTATTCCCCTAATCCTGCAGGAGGAGAAGCCGCCACTGCCCCCTCCGGAGTACCCCAAYATGGCTGGCCCTCACAGTACCCTGCTTAACCAGGATCTCCTGGAGTACTCCATCTACCAGGATGAGGACCCCAATGCACCCCCCTATCAGCCCCCTCCACCCTTCACTGTCCCCATTGAGGGGAAAGGGTCCCGCCCCAAGAACATGACATCATACAGGTCGCCACCTCCCTACGTTCCTCCGTAA